In Astyanax mexicanus isolate ESR-SI-001 chromosome 5, AstMex3_surface, whole genome shotgun sequence, a single window of DNA contains:
- the pltp gene encoding phospholipid transfer protein, whose protein sequence is MGVYGAAIIFLLLPLVAKMSEIPPGCKIRITSKGLEMLKHETQKFVEEELGHITMPEMHGKEGRFQYSITNVKITELNLTAALGFQPTSGLLFEVHNSSITVNFQRRILYWFFIDEGPINASAEGVNIHTALELAKDELGRLKIANASCDASIAKMRAKFGGTLGRVYDFIATFLTTGMRFLLNQQICPALNHAALVLVNQLLETIPVRAEVDSYVGIDYSLLSDPVVTGSSLDMDFRGMFYNLHNLNDTLTNYAGNPVVREYDRMIYLALSEYFFDSALYSYFKGGVFTMHIANDRMPKDLEMLLRTTYFGAIMMLNPALMEAPISLELEVTSAPTSTIKTSGASVLVHSGVRVLALPPGKPPIQLSSMTMESKFNAKVSMKGKRLAIYLDLRRFKIFSNQSALESLALIPLQAPLKTMLQITVVPLINNYTKRGVRIPLPDGIDFIEEVVEYHNGYIIVGANLHFTSGLRELIAKKMSGESEAEEQ, encoded by the exons TGAAGCATGAGACACAGAAGTTTGTGGAGGAAGAGCTGGGACACATCACCATGCCAGAGATGCACGGCAAAGAGGGACGCTTCCAGTATTCCATTACAAA TGTGAAGATTACAGAACTAAACTTGACAGCTGCTTTAGGGTTCCAGCCCACATCCGGACTGCTCTTTGAGGTGCACAACTCATCCATCACCGTAAACTTCCAGAGACGCATCCTCTACTGGTTCTT CATTGATGAGGGTCCCATTAATGCCTCTGCAGAAGGCGTGAACATCCACACTGCTCTGGAGCTCGCCAAAGACGAGCTGGGTCGTCTAAAGATCGCCAACGCCAGCTGTGATGCTTCCATTGCCAAGATGAGGGCCAAGTTTGGCGGGACTCTTGG GAGGGTTTATGACTTCATCGCAACTTTCCTGACCACGGGGATGCGCTTCCTCCTAAATCAGCAG atCTGCCCTGCGCTGAATCACGCTGCGCTTGTGCTAGTCAACCAACTACTGGAGACAATTCCAG tGCGTGCGGAGGTGGATAGCTATGTGGGCATTGATTATTCACTCTTGAGCGACCCTGTGGTTACTGGCAGCAGTCTTGATATGGATTTCAGG GGCATGTTCTACAATTTGCACAATCTGAACGATACTCTGACAAACTACGCTGGGAATCCTGTAGTGAGAGAGTACGACCGTATGATCTATCTGGCTCTCTCTGAATATTTCTTCGACAGTGCACTCTACTCATATTTCAAAGGAGGGGTGTTCACGATGCACATAGCAAACGACAGA ATGCCCAAAGACCTGGAGATGCTTCTCAGGACCACCTACTTTGGAGCCATCATGATGTTG AACCCAGCTCTCATGGAGGCTCCAATCTCACTGGAGCTGGAGGTCACCTCCGCCCCGACCTCTACCATCAAGACCTCAGGAGCCAGTGTACTTGTTCACTCTGGGGTCAGAGTGCTGGCTCTTCCTCCAGGAAAGCCACCCATTCAGCTCAGTAGTATGACTATG GAGTCTAAATTCAATGCCAAGGTTTCCATGAAGGGGAAGAGACTGGCCATTTATCTAGATCTGAGAAg GTTTAAAATCTTCTCAAACCAGTCTGCTCTAGAATCATTAGCG CTGATTCCACTCCAAGCTCCACTGAAGACTATGCTGCAAATCACTGTGGTTCCTCTCATCAACA ATTATACTAAGAGAGGTGTGCGGATCCCTCTGCCTGACGGGATTGACTTCATCGAGGAGGTGGTGGAGTACCACAAT GGCTACATCATCGTAGGAGCCAACCTGCATTTCACCAGCGGTCTGAGGGAGCTGATTGCAAAGAAGATGTCTGGAGAAAGTGAAGCTGAGGAGCAGTAA